The following coding sequences lie in one Pan paniscus chromosome X, NHGRI_mPanPan1-v2.0_pri, whole genome shotgun sequence genomic window:
- the NAA10 gene encoding N-alpha-acetyltransferase 10 isoform X1 has translation MNIRNARPEDLMNMQHCNLLCLPENYQMKYYFYHGLSWPQLSYIAEDENGKIVGYVLAKMEEDPDDVPHGHITSLAVKRSHRRLGLAQKLMDQASRAMIENFNAKYVSLHVRKSNRAALHLYSNTLNFQISEVEPKYYADGEDAYAMKRDLTQMADELRRHLELKEKGRHVVLGAIENKVESKGNSPPSSGEACREEKGLAAEDSGGDSKDLSEVSETTESTDVKDSSEASDSAS, from the exons ATGAACATCCGCAATGCGAGG CCAGAGGACCTAATGAACATGCagcactgcaacctcctctgcctGCCCGAGAACTACCAGATGAAATACTACTTCTACCATGGCCTTTCCTGGCCCCAG CTCTCTTACATTGCTGAGGACGAGAATGGGAAGATTGTGGGGTATGTCCTGGCCAAAAT ggAAGAGGACCCAGATGATGTGCCCCATGGACATATCACCTCATTG GCTGTGAAGCGTTCCCACCGGCGCCTCGGTCTGGCTCAGAAACTGATGGACCAGGCCTCTCGAGCCATGATAGAGAACTTCAATGCCAAATACGTCTCCCTGCATGTCAGGAAGAG TAACCGGGCCGCCCTGCACCTCTATTCCAACACCCTCAACTTTCA GATCAGTGAAGTGGAGCCCAAATACTATGCAGATGGGGAGGATGCCTATGCCATGAAGCGGGACCTCACTCAGATGGCCGACGAG CTGAGGCGGCACCTGGAGCTGAAAGAGAAGGGCAGGCACGTGGTGCTGGGTGCCATCGAGAACAAGGTGGAGAGCAAAGGCAATTCACCTCCGAGCTCAGGAGAGGCCTGTCGcgaggagaagggcctggctgcCGAGGATAGTGGTGGGGACAGCAAGGACCTCAGCGAGGTCAGCGAGACCACAGAGAGCACAGATGTCAAGGACAGCTCAGAGGCCTCCGACTCAGCCTCCTAG
- the NAA10 gene encoding N-alpha-acetyltransferase 10 isoform X2: MNIRNARPEDLMNMQHCNLLCLPENYQMKYYFYHGLSWPQLSYIAEDENGKIVGYVLAKMEEDPDDVPHGHITSLAVKRSHRRLGLAQKLMDQASRAMIENFNAKYVSLHVRKSNRAALHLYSNTLNFQISEVEPKYYADGEDAYAMKRDLTQMADEVLWWGCEPWPFDPEHPARPEYKERALEVGLPSLMTFSSCGPGEGGPGLMGETLPWRSAWPR, from the exons ATGAACATCCGCAATGCGAGG CCAGAGGACCTAATGAACATGCagcactgcaacctcctctgcctGCCCGAGAACTACCAGATGAAATACTACTTCTACCATGGCCTTTCCTGGCCCCAG CTCTCTTACATTGCTGAGGACGAGAATGGGAAGATTGTGGGGTATGTCCTGGCCAAAAT ggAAGAGGACCCAGATGATGTGCCCCATGGACATATCACCTCATTG GCTGTGAAGCGTTCCCACCGGCGCCTCGGTCTGGCTCAGAAACTGATGGACCAGGCCTCTCGAGCCATGATAGAGAACTTCAATGCCAAATACGTCTCCCTGCATGTCAGGAAGAG TAACCGGGCCGCCCTGCACCTCTATTCCAACACCCTCAACTTTCA GATCAGTGAAGTGGAGCCCAAATACTATGCAGATGGGGAGGATGCCTATGCCATGAAGCGGGACCTCACTCAGATGGCCGACGAG GTCCTCTGGTGGGGATGTGAGCCTTGGCCTTTTGACCCAGAGCATCCTGCCAGGCCCGAGTACAAGGAAAGAGCTTTGGAGGTGGGACTCCCTAGTCTCATGACCTTCAGCAGCTGTGGCCCCGGGGAAGGAGGCCCTGGACTTATGGGAGAGACCCTGCCTTGGAGGTCTGCTTGGCCACGCTGA